One stretch of Halobaculum marinum DNA includes these proteins:
- a CDS encoding HD domain-containing protein → MGVEIKGSRVTDEEFADMEHFVREYLAASVESEEDGGRMRWYPWHSAEYRFNHILNVVDIAGRIAAKEGADTDVVRVAALFHDVSKLEADQDVHADEGARVARQYLETHGDYPESFVAEVCSSVEDHSYQGPLSDLSLETRCLIEADLLDKVGANGTALMILRMGYEARTHMDAAEMVQRVLERGREHASRVESDTAESIAHERIKRVKWFREWLEDEVAQMERHRETFDGR, encoded by the coding sequence GTGGGCGTCGAGATAAAAGGCTCCCGCGTCACCGACGAGGAGTTCGCCGACATGGAGCACTTCGTCCGGGAGTACCTCGCCGCCTCCGTCGAGAGCGAGGAGGACGGCGGGCGGATGCGGTGGTACCCGTGGCACTCGGCGGAGTACCGCTTCAACCACATCCTCAACGTCGTCGACATCGCGGGGCGCATCGCCGCCAAGGAGGGCGCCGACACAGACGTGGTGCGCGTGGCCGCCCTCTTCCACGACGTGTCGAAACTGGAGGCCGACCAGGACGTCCACGCCGACGAGGGCGCCCGCGTCGCGCGCCAGTACCTGGAGACGCACGGCGACTACCCGGAGTCGTTCGTCGCCGAGGTGTGCTCGTCCGTCGAGGACCACTCCTACCAGGGGCCGCTGTCGGACCTGTCGCTGGAGACGCGCTGTCTGATCGAGGCTGACCTGCTCGACAAGGTCGGTGCCAACGGCACCGCGCTCATGATCCTCCGCATGGGGTACGAGGCACGCACGCACATGGACGCCGCCGAGATGGTCCAGCGGGTGCTCGAACGTGGGCGCGAACACGCCTCGCGCGTCGAGAGCGACACCGCCGAGTCCATCGCGCACGAGCGCATCAAGCGCGTGAAGTGGTTCCGCGAGTGGTTGGAAGACGAAGTGGCGCAGATGGAGCGCCACCGCGAGACCTTCGACGGGCGGTAG
- a CDS encoding alanyl-tRNA editing protein — MTEQRYLADSTVGEFEATVERALDDRVVLDRTYFYPTGGGQPHDTGTLHVIGDSLSVDGDADDDGWTFEVVDVEKTDTVYHHLDGAAPPEGTRVRGTVDWDRREAHMRYHTAQHLLSAVLLDEFGARTVGNQLYTDRARLDAEYPKFSDDDLATVEARMNALVDDALPVRTYTMDRADAEAELDTERTRIDLLPDSITELRIVEIGDPDDPFDRTACAGTHVANTGAVGAVTITGRTTQGGEKERVEFTLADS; from the coding sequence ATGACCGAACAGCGCTACCTCGCCGACAGCACGGTCGGCGAGTTTGAGGCGACCGTCGAGCGGGCACTCGACGACCGGGTCGTCCTCGACCGCACGTACTTCTACCCCACCGGCGGGGGCCAACCGCACGACACGGGCACCCTGCACGTGATCGGCGACAGCCTGTCCGTCGACGGCGACGCGGACGACGACGGCTGGACGTTCGAGGTGGTCGACGTGGAGAAGACCGACACCGTCTACCACCACCTCGACGGCGCCGCACCCCCAGAGGGGACCCGCGTCCGGGGGACGGTCGACTGGGACCGCCGCGAAGCCCACATGCGCTACCACACCGCCCAACACCTCCTGTCGGCGGTGCTGCTCGACGAGTTCGGCGCGCGCACCGTCGGCAACCAACTGTACACGGACCGCGCCCGCCTCGACGCCGAGTACCCGAAGTTCTCCGACGACGACCTCGCGACCGTCGAGGCGCGCATGAACGCGCTCGTCGACGACGCCCTCCCGGTGCGCACCTACACGATGGACCGCGCCGACGCCGAGGCGGAGTTGGACACCGAGCGCACGCGGATCGACCTGCTACCGGATTCGATCACCGAGTTGCGGATCGTCGAGATCGGTGACCCGGACGACCCGTTCGACCGGACCGCCTGCGCCGGCACGCACGTCGCGAACACCGGGGCGGTCGGCGCGGTGACGATCACCGGGCGGACGACGCAGGGCGGCGAGAAGGAGCGCGTCGAGTTTACGCTCGCGGACTCCTGA
- a CDS encoding FlaD/FlaE family flagellar protein, whose amino-acid sequence MLRPSDYDPKELRALTGAAAPTHADEEPARWTEPDDFLGRADARVRAAQVEDAFLLQAASGGASRPYLPSLPDSVVGTQLVLDWLRYLVGVGGRERAREALALYRDVEWLTESVEDDLERYLEAFDETEGMRLEFGHHRTSLLFVARLAALR is encoded by the coding sequence ATGCTCAGACCGAGCGATTACGACCCAAAGGAGTTGCGAGCGTTGACGGGAGCGGCGGCGCCGACGCACGCCGACGAGGAGCCTGCCCGGTGGACGGAACCGGACGACTTCCTCGGCCGAGCGGATGCGCGCGTGCGGGCGGCGCAGGTGGAAGACGCCTTCCTCCTTCAGGCGGCGTCCGGCGGCGCGAGCAGGCCCTACCTCCCGAGTCTCCCGGACTCGGTGGTTGGGACCCAACTCGTGCTCGACTGGTTACGCTACCTCGTCGGCGTCGGCGGGCGCGAACGCGCCCGCGAGGCGCTCGCCCTCTATCGGGACGTAGAGTGGCTCACCGAGTCCGTCGAGGACGACCTCGAACGGTACCTCGAAGCCTTCGACGAGACTGAAGGCATGCGACTCGAGTTCGGCCACCATCGGACGAGCCTGCTGTTCGTCGCCCGCCTCGCCGCGCTCCGATAA
- a CDS encoding rod shape-determining protein, with amino-acid sequence MSAESDSADDSFESSNPTPIGVKLGSTRTVLRYRDADDDDMTTVRTLTCLALYEDAITGDEKALFGEQAAAEYPDRVQYMLRSGLPEDDDRAELAGRFFRELLSANGVPQDSAVVYAIPTMENDDGLENLTDVIESSNIGAHTMRAYPESLCGAIPAMGDGVEAVSDVFISVNMGSTNLEACAYRRGDQLVPFSTGSVTGNDVDRRIVANVEEETQGRVHVDLTTAREYKEEHGNVGNFEPFSDVIQQPGGGSHEFTIEDSVVDALDWYLDAAVDEVANEFLPELANDYMKVYQLSLGNDIALTGGMACIPGLPEEFERRLSAELDRDVNVVVPDEPDLAAAEGARRIAEKLAEQ; translated from the coding sequence ATGTCAGCAGAATCCGACTCAGCCGACGACAGCTTCGAATCCAGCAACCCGACGCCGATCGGCGTCAAACTCGGCTCCACCCGGACCGTCCTCCGATACCGGGACGCCGACGACGACGACATGACCACCGTGCGGACACTCACGTGTCTCGCCCTCTACGAAGACGCGATCACCGGCGACGAGAAGGCCCTGTTCGGGGAACAGGCCGCCGCCGAGTACCCCGACCGCGTCCAGTACATGCTTCGCTCGGGCCTCCCGGAAGACGACGACCGCGCGGAACTCGCCGGGCGGTTCTTCCGTGAACTCCTCTCGGCCAACGGCGTCCCGCAAGACTCCGCCGTCGTGTACGCCATCCCGACGATGGAGAACGACGACGGCCTGGAGAACCTCACCGACGTCATCGAGTCCTCCAACATCGGCGCGCACACGATGCGCGCGTACCCCGAGTCGCTGTGTGGCGCCATCCCCGCGATGGGCGACGGCGTCGAGGCGGTCTCGGACGTGTTCATCTCCGTGAACATGGGCTCGACGAACCTCGAGGCGTGTGCGTACCGCCGCGGCGACCAGCTCGTGCCCTTCTCCACCGGCTCGGTGACGGGCAACGACGTCGACCGCCGCATCGTCGCCAACGTCGAGGAGGAGACGCAGGGGCGTGTCCACGTCGACCTGACGACCGCCCGCGAGTACAAAGAGGAGCACGGCAACGTCGGCAACTTCGAGCCGTTCTCGGACGTGATCCAGCAGCCCGGCGGCGGCTCCCACGAGTTCACCATCGAGGACAGCGTCGTCGACGCGCTCGACTGGTACCTCGACGCCGCCGTCGACGAGGTCGCCAACGAGTTCCTCCCCGAACTCGCCAACGACTACATGAAGGTGTACCAGCTCTCGCTGGGCAACGACATCGCGCTCACCGGCGGCATGGCGTGCATCCCGGGGCTCCCCGAGGAGTTCGAGCGCCGCCTCAGCGCCGAACTCGACCGCGACGTGAACGTCGTCGTCCCCGACGAGCCGGACCTCGCCGCGGCGGAGGGCGCCCGACGCATCGCCGAGAAGCTCGCCGAGCAGTAA
- a CDS encoding CBS domain-containing protein, whose translation MDISDIAVPEFVEVDADQRLGKIRAIFDRENPKGIIVMEDGEYAGVIGERELINSRVDDDTRAAALMKHAPEVTRTEDVREVARVLVEGNVKVAPVYEGERLYGIVAVDDILSAVLDNLDALTVDDIYTGDVVTVPEDAHVGKAINRLRENGISRLPVVNENGRLEGILTTHDIVDFVIRDDERQGRGDRSGDIDRMLDLPVYDMMSSPVLTITASESVRDAVELMMDNDVSGLVVTPEERDDLVAGVLTKTDVLRALTFTEEDAMDVQVTNVGLLDTLTREDVRNSIGQVANKYQEMRVLHAHVRFHEHKEKLRGTPLIQCQIRLRTTHGQVAGSGEGYGAEHAFHVALDKLERNVLEVKGVTADERYRGQLLRKLGEL comes from the coding sequence ATGGATATTTCAGACATCGCCGTGCCGGAGTTCGTCGAGGTCGACGCGGATCAGCGACTGGGTAAGATCCGCGCCATCTTCGACCGCGAGAACCCGAAGGGAATCATCGTGATGGAGGACGGCGAGTACGCGGGCGTCATCGGCGAGCGCGAGCTCATCAACTCGCGCGTCGACGACGACACCCGGGCGGCTGCGCTGATGAAGCACGCCCCCGAGGTCACCCGCACCGAAGACGTGCGCGAGGTGGCACGCGTCCTCGTCGAGGGGAACGTGAAGGTCGCGCCCGTCTACGAGGGTGAGCGGCTGTACGGCATCGTGGCCGTCGACGACATCCTCTCGGCGGTACTCGACAATCTCGACGCGCTCACCGTCGACGACATCTACACCGGCGACGTGGTGACGGTGCCGGAGGACGCCCACGTCGGCAAGGCGATCAACCGCCTGCGCGAGAACGGCATCTCGCGGCTCCCGGTGGTCAACGAGAACGGTCGGCTGGAGGGGATCCTCACCACCCACGACATCGTCGACTTCGTCATCCGTGACGACGAGCGGCAGGGGCGCGGCGACCGCAGCGGCGACATCGACCGGATGCTCGACCTGCCGGTGTACGACATGATGTCGTCGCCGGTGCTCACGATCACCGCGAGCGAGTCGGTGCGCGACGCCGTCGAGCTGATGATGGACAACGACGTGAGCGGCCTCGTCGTCACCCCCGAGGAGCGCGACGACCTCGTCGCCGGCGTGCTGACGAAGACGGACGTGCTGCGCGCGCTCACGTTCACCGAGGAGGACGCGATGGACGTGCAGGTGACGAACGTCGGCCTGCTCGACACGCTCACCCGCGAGGACGTGCGCAACTCGATCGGGCAGGTGGCGAACAAGTACCAGGAGATGCGCGTCCTCCACGCGCACGTGCGCTTCCACGAGCACAAAGAGAAGCTCCGTGGCACGCCGCTCATCCAGTGTCAGATCCGCCTGCGCACCACCCACGGGCAGGTCGCCGGCTCGGGCGAGGGGTACGGCGCCGAACACGCGTTCCACGTCGCGCTCGACAAGTTGGAGCGCAACGTGCTCGAAGTGAAGGGCGTCACCGCCGACGAGCGCTACCGCGGCCAGCTGCTCCGCAAGCTCGGCGAACTGTAA
- the nikR gene encoding nickel-responsive transcriptional regulator NikR, translated as MGVISVSMPDSLVERIDEFTEEHGYTGRSEFLREAARDLLGEFEDRKLEDRELMGVVTVVFDYEGTTVEERMMQLRHEHEDIVASNFHSHVGDHNCMELFILEGNLEQISTFVGKVRATTDTKTVDYSVTPIGEGDGIV; from the coding sequence ATGGGCGTGATCAGCGTCTCGATGCCAGACAGCCTCGTCGAGCGGATCGACGAGTTCACCGAGGAACACGGCTACACCGGTCGCAGCGAGTTCCTTCGGGAGGCCGCCCGCGACCTCCTCGGTGAGTTCGAGGACCGGAAACTGGAGGATCGTGAGCTGATGGGGGTCGTCACGGTGGTGTTCGACTACGAGGGCACCACCGTCGAGGAGCGCATGATGCAGTTGCGCCACGAGCACGAGGACATCGTCGCCTCGAACTTCCACAGCCACGTCGGCGACCACAACTGCATGGAGTTGTTCATCCTCGAAGGCAACCTCGAACAGATCTCGACGTTCGTCGGGAAGGTGCGCGCGACCACCGACACCAAGACGGTCGACTACTCCGTCACCCCGATCGGCGAGGGCGACGGGATCGTCTGA
- a CDS encoding globin-coupled sensor protein: MTGRRPRDGPEMQEDGTDERRTDGGVAKADAGAGAGTGAPPGDGDYAVTDAMRQSVDGGDLADRLGIDAEEIRARKRFTRLAPEDEETLASLEPLFEEVAPDLVDEFYDHLTSNEEMHAFIGASTKGVDALKQTQTSYLTDLANGEYGRSYFECRARVGKLHEMLDLGPRIYFAGYSIYYEGLMDALADEARESAGVEPGSAGDEALSRFADRLLPVLKLILMDQQVVMDTYIDSYAQQMEAEIDRRRELTAEVSEEVASPLDEVGETAGGVADNADELADLAETQAERMADVEAEVGTLSASVEEVAASAEQVAAVSADAETLAEEGVDAAGEARDTMEDIETATDEVTDDLDDLRDRVGEIDEVVSVIDGIADQTNLLALNANIEAARAGEAGDGFAVVANEVKSLAEESQRRAGEIETLVDNIQGGAEDTVESLERTEQRIEDGVARVDEAMERLDRIADAIREAASGVEEVANATDSQATTTEEVAALVEEASTEAMAVRRNVEEIAEAADDQRARLDRVRGSVDRLTE, from the coding sequence ATGACTGGGAGGCGGCCGCGCGACGGACCCGAGATGCAGGAAGACGGAACAGACGAGCGACGAACCGACGGCGGCGTCGCGAAGGCGGACGCCGGCGCCGGCGCGGGGACGGGCGCGCCGCCGGGGGACGGCGACTACGCGGTGACCGACGCCATGCGACAGTCCGTCGACGGCGGCGACCTGGCTGATCGGCTCGGCATCGACGCCGAAGAGATTCGGGCGCGAAAACGCTTCACGCGCCTGGCGCCCGAGGACGAGGAGACGTTGGCGTCGCTCGAACCGCTGTTCGAGGAGGTCGCCCCCGACCTGGTCGACGAGTTCTACGATCACCTCACCAGCAACGAGGAGATGCACGCGTTCATCGGCGCCTCGACGAAGGGGGTCGACGCGCTGAAGCAGACGCAGACGTCGTACCTGACCGACCTCGCGAACGGTGAGTACGGCCGATCGTACTTCGAGTGTCGCGCGCGGGTCGGCAAACTCCACGAGATGCTGGACCTGGGCCCGCGGATCTACTTCGCCGGCTACAGCATCTACTACGAGGGCCTGATGGACGCGCTGGCGGACGAGGCGCGCGAGTCCGCAGGCGTCGAACCCGGGTCGGCCGGTGACGAGGCGCTCTCGCGGTTCGCCGACCGACTCCTCCCCGTCCTGAAACTGATCTTGATGGACCAGCAGGTCGTGATGGACACGTACATCGACTCGTACGCCCAGCAGATGGAAGCAGAGATCGACCGTCGCCGCGAACTGACTGCCGAGGTGTCCGAGGAAGTGGCGTCGCCGCTGGACGAGGTGGGAGAGACTGCCGGCGGCGTCGCCGACAACGCCGACGAACTCGCTGACCTCGCCGAAACGCAGGCGGAGCGCATGGCGGACGTCGAGGCCGAGGTCGGGACGCTGTCGGCGAGCGTCGAGGAGGTCGCCGCCAGTGCCGAGCAGGTGGCGGCTGTCTCGGCCGACGCGGAGACGCTGGCCGAGGAGGGCGTCGACGCCGCCGGCGAGGCGCGCGACACGATGGAGGACATCGAGACGGCGACCGACGAGGTGACCGACGACCTCGACGACCTCCGCGACCGCGTCGGCGAGATCGACGAGGTGGTGTCGGTGATCGACGGGATCGCAGACCAGACGAACCTGTTGGCGCTCAACGCGAACATCGAGGCCGCACGGGCCGGCGAGGCGGGCGACGGCTTCGCGGTCGTCGCCAACGAGGTGAAGAGTCTCGCCGAGGAGTCCCAGCGCCGCGCCGGCGAGATCGAGACGCTCGTCGACAACATCCAGGGGGGTGCCGAGGACACCGTCGAGAGCCTCGAACGGACCGAACAGCGGATCGAAGACGGCGTCGCGCGCGTCGACGAGGCGATGGAGCGCCTCGACCGGATCGCCGACGCGATTCGCGAGGCCGCCTCCGGCGTCGAGGAGGTCGCCAACGCGACCGACTCACAGGCGACGACCACGGAGGAGGTCGCCGCGCTCGTCGAGGAGGCCAGCACCGAGGCGATGGCCGTCCGGCGCAACGTCGAGGAGATCGCCGAGGCGGCGGACGACCAGCGCGCCCGCCTCGACCGCGTCCGCGGCTCGGTCGATCGACTCACCGAGTGA
- a CDS encoding response regulator: MTRRILIVDDSGFQRTLIRGILEDDFEVVGEAENGSEAVTLFEETRPDLVTMDIMMPEVNGIEATSDIKQRDPETRIVMCTSVEQRDQMKQAVKAGADGYVTKPVEEDTLRSEVESALA, from the coding sequence ATGACTAGACGGATCCTCATCGTGGACGACTCCGGGTTCCAGCGGACGCTGATCCGGGGGATCCTCGAGGACGACTTCGAGGTGGTCGGCGAGGCAGAGAACGGCTCGGAGGCGGTCACGCTGTTCGAGGAGACCCGCCCCGACCTCGTCACCATGGACATCATGATGCCGGAGGTCAACGGCATCGAGGCGACCAGCGACATCAAACAGCGCGACCCCGAGACGCGAATCGTGATGTGTACGAGTGTCGAGCAGCGCGACCAGATGAAACAGGCGGTGAAAGCCGGCGCCGACGGCTACGTCACCAAGCCCGTCGAGGAGGACACCCTCCGCAGCGAAGTCGAGAGCGCGTTGGCCTGA
- a CDS encoding M48 family metallopeptidase — MAESRPRTVDLAGETIEYEVRHSSRATRSRLSVDTSGVTVVVPEGASVRPAALLRDHAEWVVEHARKAAARRERLPERRFEPGATFPFLGEPHEVVVERRSYSVVGDETLRLASHHVADTSVKRALETLYRRRARDRFERLADEYAAAMGVDYDRIEVRNQRTKWGSCSTSGTISLNWRLQLAPPEIGEYVVVHEVAHRRELNHSPAFWDLVGEHDPAYERHRAWLADNGLQLIFSEEDL; from the coding sequence ATGGCCGAGTCGCGACCGCGGACGGTGGACCTCGCGGGGGAGACGATCGAGTACGAGGTGCGACACAGTTCCCGAGCGACGCGGTCGCGCCTCAGCGTCGACACGAGCGGTGTCACGGTCGTCGTTCCCGAGGGCGCGTCAGTTCGGCCGGCGGCCTTGTTGCGCGACCACGCGGAGTGGGTGGTCGAACACGCCCGGAAGGCGGCGGCCCGTCGCGAGCGCCTCCCAGAGCGGCGCTTCGAACCCGGGGCGACGTTCCCGTTCCTCGGCGAGCCACACGAGGTGGTCGTCGAGCGTCGCTCGTACTCCGTCGTCGGCGACGAGACGCTCCGACTGGCGTCCCACCACGTCGCGGACACGTCGGTGAAGCGGGCGCTGGAGACGCTGTACCGACGTCGCGCGCGCGACCGGTTCGAGCGACTCGCCGACGAGTACGCCGCGGCGATGGGGGTCGACTACGACCGGATCGAGGTGCGCAACCAGCGGACGAAGTGGGGGAGTTGTTCGACGAGCGGGACGATCAGCCTGAACTGGCGCCTCCAGTTGGCGCCGCCCGAAATCGGCGAGTACGTCGTCGTCCACGAGGTGGCCCACCGGCGCGAACTGAACCACTCGCCGGCGTTCTGGGACCTCGTGGGCGAGCACGACCCGGCGTACGAGCGACACCGAGCGTGGCTCGCCGACAACGGACTGCAGTTGATCTTCTCGGAAGAGGACCTGTGA
- a CDS encoding DUF1330 domain-containing protein translates to MADSAYVIAAVEVDDWDAYRNDYLPTTLERIEANGGEMLVGTDEVERLEGEWPANWTVVIEFPSAEHAHDFFDDEEYAEVVGVRHEAADSTIVLAPGFDAE, encoded by the coding sequence ATGGCAGACAGCGCCTACGTGATCGCGGCGGTCGAAGTCGACGACTGGGACGCCTACCGGAACGACTACCTGCCGACGACGTTGGAGCGAATCGAGGCCAACGGCGGGGAGATGTTGGTCGGCACCGACGAGGTGGAGCGACTGGAGGGCGAGTGGCCCGCCAACTGGACGGTCGTGATCGAGTTCCCCTCCGCGGAGCACGCCCACGACTTCTTCGACGACGAGGAGTACGCCGAGGTCGTCGGCGTCCGCCACGAGGCCGCCGACAGTACGATCGTGCTCGCGCCGGGGTTCGACGCCGAGTGA
- a CDS encoding DUF7120 family protein: protein MTKIEVDLPDRIDSEIARLAEQGEFLNRKEAIEEFLTRGLQAYDVEQESREGEADGDLFTDAIDEQQDPAALDDPGDEPTF from the coding sequence GTGACGAAGATCGAAGTCGACCTGCCCGACCGAATCGACAGCGAGATCGCGCGTCTCGCCGAGCAGGGGGAGTTCCTGAACCGCAAGGAGGCCATCGAGGAGTTCCTCACCCGTGGCTTGCAGGCGTACGACGTCGAACAGGAGTCGCGCGAGGGGGAGGCCGACGGCGACCTCTTCACCGACGCCATCGACGAACAGCAGGACCCCGCCGCGCTCGACGACCCCGGCGACGAGCCCACCTTCTGA
- a CDS encoding DUF7553 family protein yields MSKHFEDARYYLGRAADHAKEGVKEELEPVETRVRELVGREKEPEPSRLDRLEADLKELSKKAEGDAKEAVQDARERLRDYRSKSAEE; encoded by the coding sequence ATGTCGAAACACTTCGAAGACGCGCGGTACTACCTGGGGCGCGCCGCCGACCACGCGAAGGAGGGCGTCAAAGAGGAGTTGGAGCCGGTCGAGACGCGAGTTCGCGAACTCGTCGGTCGCGAGAAGGAGCCGGAGCCGTCGCGGCTCGACCGACTGGAGGCCGACCTGAAGGAGCTCTCGAAGAAGGCGGAGGGCGACGCGAAGGAAGCCGTCCAGGACGCCCGCGAGCGTCTGCGCGACTACCGGTCGAAGAGCGCCGAGGAGTAG
- a CDS encoding NmrA/HSCARG family protein, giving the protein MATTSTILVLGATGQQGGAVVDALESGEFGTFDTVAGTRNPASDAAEALRERGVRVVPVDMLDRESLVAAMDGVDAVFAVTTFFESGIDAERAQGEHVVAACESAGIDHLVFSSVGSADADTGLDHFESKAHTERLIAEAGIDATILRPVYFMQNLAMQADEIRSGTVSLALSEGTKLAMVDARDIGRAAAAAFADPETYVGETLTLAGDSLTVEELAAVLTEYLDTDVEAVHLDTEALRAAAGDEMADMFVWFDETGYDVDIPALEQTLGFELRDFETCLAETEFIARSETPAQ; this is encoded by the coding sequence ATGGCAACCACATCCACCATCCTCGTCCTCGGCGCGACGGGTCAGCAAGGCGGCGCCGTCGTCGACGCCCTCGAGTCCGGCGAGTTCGGCACTTTCGACACGGTCGCCGGCACCCGGAACCCCGCCAGCGACGCGGCGGAGGCGCTCCGCGAACGCGGCGTGCGCGTCGTCCCGGTCGACATGCTCGACCGAGAGTCGCTGGTCGCCGCGATGGACGGCGTCGACGCCGTCTTCGCGGTGACGACGTTCTTCGAGAGCGGCATCGACGCAGAGCGCGCGCAGGGCGAACACGTCGTCGCCGCCTGCGAGTCCGCCGGCATCGACCACCTCGTGTTCAGTTCCGTCGGCTCCGCCGACGCCGACACCGGCCTCGACCACTTCGAGTCCAAGGCCCACACCGAACGGCTGATCGCCGAGGCCGGCATCGACGCCACGATCCTGCGTCCGGTGTACTTCATGCAGAACTTGGCCATGCAGGCCGACGAGATCCGGTCGGGCACGGTGTCGCTCGCGCTGAGCGAAGGGACCAAGTTGGCGATGGTCGACGCCCGCGATATCGGTCGCGCCGCCGCCGCCGCGTTCGCCGACCCCGAGACGTACGTCGGCGAGACACTCACCCTCGCGGGTGACTCGCTCACCGTCGAGGAACTCGCCGCGGTCCTCACCGAGTACCTCGACACCGACGTTGAGGCGGTTCACCTCGACACCGAGGCGCTGCGGGCGGCCGCCGGCGACGAGATGGCCGACATGTTCGTCTGGTTCGACGAGACCGGCTACGACGTCGACATCCCGGCACTCGAGCAGACGCTCGGCTTCGAACTGCGCGACTTCGAGACGTGTCTCGCGGAGACGGAGTTTATCGCCCGTTCGGAGACCCCGGCGCAGTAA
- a CDS encoding cob(I)yrinic acid a,c-diamide adenosyltransferase, translating into MPIYTGRGDEGKTDLRDMSRVSKTSPRIEAYGTVDEANALIGTIRPTGYDDVDEMLQSVQDHLHVLQADFANPDPDEDDPVVKPHHTQQLETWIDELDEELEPLTHFVLPSGSEAGAKLHHARTVVRRAERRAVDLADDEPVNGEAVAYLNRLSDALFTFARAVNARDGVPEDAPDYE; encoded by the coding sequence ATGCCCATCTACACCGGCCGCGGCGACGAGGGGAAGACGGACCTCCGGGACATGTCGCGCGTCTCGAAGACCTCCCCGCGCATCGAGGCGTACGGCACCGTCGACGAGGCGAACGCGCTCATCGGCACGATCCGGCCGACGGGGTACGACGACGTCGACGAGATGCTCCAGTCGGTGCAAGACCACCTGCACGTCCTGCAGGCGGACTTCGCCAACCCCGACCCCGACGAGGACGACCCGGTGGTGAAACCGCACCACACGCAGCAACTGGAGACCTGGATCGACGAGTTGGACGAAGAACTTGAGCCACTGACCCACTTCGTGCTCCCCTCCGGGAGCGAGGCGGGGGCGAAACTCCACCACGCGCGGACGGTCGTCCGCCGCGCCGAGCGCCGAGCGGTAGACCTCGCCGACGACGAACCGGTCAACGGCGAGGCGGTGGCGTACCTCAACCGCCTGTCGGACGCGCTGTTCACCTTCGCCCGCGCGGTCAACGCCCGCGACGGCGTCCCAGAGGACGCACCCGACTACGAGTAG
- a CDS encoding glutaredoxin family protein, which translates to MSVTLYALDGCPWCEKVHDALQENDIEYETVWTEALHSERDEVARVSGQRGVPVLVDEAHGVTMNESANILEYVERTLTA; encoded by the coding sequence ATGTCCGTAACGCTGTACGCGCTGGACGGCTGCCCGTGGTGTGAGAAGGTCCACGACGCCCTGCAGGAAAACGACATCGAGTACGAGACCGTGTGGACCGAGGCGCTCCACTCCGAGCGCGACGAGGTCGCCCGCGTCAGCGGCCAGCGCGGCGTGCCCGTCCTCGTCGACGAGGCCCACGGCGTCACGATGAACGAGTCGGCGAACATCCTCGAGTACGTCGAGCGCACGCTCACGGCCTGA